From a region of the Gemmatimonadaceae bacterium genome:
- a CDS encoding RagB/SusD family nutrient uptake outer membrane protein, whose protein sequence is MHIQRTVGAALAGAVLILGTACSRDLNVTNPNNPDVSRAIANPSDVEHLAISSINSWYTGSTARDPWVMLNVTGDLMSMNYGNFGARFNNLEPRIPYANDAANGDIEVAQVPWDNQYTTLGEANDVLKAIANGVQLPDGTDKYKALALWAQAGSLMQLALVFDKAFAVDETFDATKGAPTFQPYSAVSAFAQTKLDALIALTANQSWTYSSTEFPAQGGLTAEMLNRYANTMAAQLLAYTPRTAAEAAKVDWTKVLAYADKGIGTGSAGPPFDFTVVGDANLWWSEFMDYFDLPSWMMVDLKLIHQMAPNVPSSYTGAPAGGTAGYDAMWAPQQPADARLGTDLTNVNSYTAGTDDKTDFVYARQVQGSASRGIYMQSPYYHVRYIGVSWQANVSNLGPMPYTLAAENDLLKAEALIRTGGDRNLAAQLINNTRVNRGHLPPITASASDATFLQDITYEREVELDATDGFGFFALRHMDQLQPGTLKHLPVPATELETLNLPVYTYGGVGLPDMNMGSFTPGRSLALALSAYQAGPWRPLPLPSGRMMELPSPVIRRAPLRAISR, encoded by the coding sequence ATGCACATTCAAAGAACGGTTGGGGCGGCGCTGGCCGGAGCGGTGCTGATTCTTGGCACCGCTTGCAGCCGCGATCTGAACGTCACCAACCCCAACAATCCCGACGTCTCGCGCGCCATCGCCAATCCGAGCGACGTCGAGCATCTGGCGATCTCGTCGATCAATTCGTGGTACACAGGCAGCACGGCCCGCGATCCGTGGGTCATGCTGAACGTGACCGGCGACCTGATGTCGATGAACTACGGCAACTTCGGGGCACGGTTCAACAACCTCGAACCGCGCATCCCGTATGCCAACGATGCCGCCAATGGCGACATCGAGGTAGCGCAGGTGCCGTGGGACAACCAGTACACCACGCTCGGCGAGGCCAACGACGTGTTGAAGGCCATCGCCAATGGCGTGCAATTGCCCGACGGTACCGACAAGTACAAGGCACTGGCCCTGTGGGCGCAGGCCGGCTCGCTCATGCAGCTGGCGCTCGTCTTCGACAAGGCGTTCGCGGTGGACGAGACGTTCGACGCCACCAAGGGCGCGCCGACGTTCCAGCCGTACAGCGCCGTTTCCGCGTTCGCGCAGACCAAGCTCGACGCGCTCATCGCGCTCACGGCCAACCAGAGCTGGACCTACAGCTCCACCGAGTTCCCGGCTCAGGGTGGGCTGACCGCTGAAATGCTCAATCGGTACGCCAACACGATGGCGGCGCAGCTCCTGGCGTACACGCCGCGCACGGCCGCCGAGGCCGCCAAGGTGGACTGGACGAAGGTGCTGGCGTATGCCGACAAGGGCATCGGCACCGGTTCGGCCGGCCCGCCGTTCGACTTCACGGTCGTGGGCGACGCCAACCTCTGGTGGTCGGAGTTCATGGACTACTTCGACCTGCCCAGCTGGATGATGGTCGATCTGAAGTTGATCCATCAGATGGCCCCGAACGTGCCGAGCAGTTACACCGGCGCCCCCGCGGGCGGCACCGCCGGGTACGATGCCATGTGGGCGCCGCAGCAACCGGCGGACGCCCGGTTGGGAACCGACCTGACCAACGTCAACTCGTACACGGCCGGCACGGATGACAAGACCGACTTCGTGTACGCGCGCCAGGTGCAGGGTAGCGCCAGCCGCGGCATCTACATGCAGAGCCCGTACTATCACGTGCGGTATATCGGCGTGTCGTGGCAGGCGAACGTGAGCAACCTCGGCCCCATGCCGTACACGCTGGCGGCGGAGAACGATCTGCTCAAGGCCGAAGCGCTCATCCGTACGGGCGGCGATCGCAACCTCGCGGCGCAGCTCATCAACAACACGCGAGTGAACCGCGGGCATCTGCCGCCGATCACGGCGTCGGCCAGCGATGCGACCTTCCTGCAGGACATTACGTACGAGCGCGAGGTCGAGTTGGATGCGACCGACGGGTTCGGGTTCTTCGCGCTCCGCCACATGGATCAACTCCAACCCGGCACCCTGAAACATCTGCCGGTTCCGGCCACCGAGCTGGAAACGCTCAACCTGCCGGTCTACACGTACGGCGGCGTGGGGCTCCCGGACATGAACATGGGCTCGTTCACGCCTGGGCGGAGTCTGGCGCTGGCGCTGAGCGCGTACCAGGCCGGGCCGTGGAGGCCGTTGCCTCTGCCCAGCGGCCGGATGATGGAATTGCCGTCGCCCGTGATCCGGCGCGCGCCATTGAGGGCGATCAGTCGGTGA
- a CDS encoding SusC/RagA family TonB-linked outer membrane protein translates to MDRLRGWIVPVVAACLVAFTAQKAMGQSTVVTGKVMDEHGTAIPGASVFINALKLGATTTEAGNYTITVPDRNAQGQQVAVSVRYIGYAPQTQSVVLSAGSHRLDFSLKADPFQLNAVVTTGVADSTSQKNLTFTVAQVTSAQVKDVPAANPLLALAGKVPGVMVAAGVGNPGGAPAIRIRGSTCLQVGCSAPLIIIDGVITTESISDIDAQSIESIEILKGAAGASFYGSNAANGVIAITTKQGRDLAEGHLSVTAHSEYGTSGIAHWPTVNMGTRDQFNADGSIQLDASGNPVVNTSGFDDTPFPSSGVNRFRNQLQTWLSDNNYYNNDVSLGMRRANTNFNASFSSDHNGGILPFKKGQFRQNARVNVDQGVGDNADISASITYGNQDNDYNPDVNNSQAWFALYQAPPMIDLAHPDPTDTTLYYPVLPSWASPNSRGNPLYDLYTNSYQGNRQRMLGSVSGRYHPTDWLRLEANYGTDRLSQTQTNYTPRGTLSGTSGTPGQGNLSKNWDNNVSWNSQVRATATKLFLRSLLSTTSVAYQMENVDRNNFNGGGGQLNVNGVPDLSALAQSSVYVGSYIDQEKTTDYMVSQSIDLKDRYLFDGLYRRDGSSLFGPQARWSNFYRISGAYRITQDFHIPGVQELKIHAARGTAGLRPRYEYQYETYSISNGNFSKNTLGNKKLDPAILTETEYGINADFLDRFSAELTYADRLTKGAFLQVPLSLAASGGFNSQWQNAANIGSKTLEGMLQTRLLDRRNVTWDLSITGDHTTQEILSMNRAAFRVSANGAQGQNVFWYQAGQPLGLIYGQKFVHTFAQLLDNPKNAGAVASNYVVNPLGFLVLASQRGQPNESPILYVDKNGNSNFNIGNVNPSLSYGINNDIRLGRLSIHATFNGQVGGSVYNFSKQWTFQDLRAGVMDMVGKAANQKVAEAFFSGGLYNGLNADEYFVESGAYLKLGELSAGYEVPTKFLPMVGLGRVSGLKLSLVGRNLITWTKYSGFDPDVTAGSDFNYKIDGFNYPPFRTITGQVEIRF, encoded by the coding sequence GTGGATCGACTGAGAGGATGGATTGTCCCTGTAGTTGCCGCGTGCCTGGTAGCATTCACGGCGCAGAAGGCGATGGGGCAGTCCACCGTGGTCACCGGCAAAGTGATGGACGAGCATGGCACCGCAATTCCGGGCGCCAGCGTGTTCATCAATGCGCTCAAGCTGGGCGCGACCACAACTGAAGCCGGCAATTACACCATCACGGTCCCGGATCGGAACGCCCAGGGCCAGCAGGTCGCCGTGAGCGTGCGGTACATCGGCTATGCGCCGCAGACGCAATCGGTGGTGCTGTCCGCGGGGTCGCACCGGCTGGACTTCTCCCTCAAGGCGGACCCGTTCCAGTTGAACGCGGTCGTGACCACGGGCGTGGCCGATTCGACGTCCCAGAAGAACCTCACGTTCACGGTGGCGCAGGTCACCTCGGCTCAGGTGAAGGACGTGCCGGCCGCGAACCCGCTGCTGGCGCTGGCGGGCAAGGTGCCCGGCGTGATGGTGGCGGCCGGCGTCGGCAATCCCGGTGGCGCGCCCGCGATCCGCATCCGCGGGTCGACCTGCTTGCAGGTGGGCTGTAGCGCGCCGCTGATCATCATCGACGGCGTGATCACCACCGAGAGCATCAGCGACATCGACGCGCAGAGCATCGAGTCGATCGAGATCCTCAAGGGCGCGGCGGGCGCGTCGTTCTACGGCTCCAATGCCGCGAACGGCGTCATCGCCATCACCACCAAGCAGGGCCGTGATCTGGCCGAGGGCCACCTGTCGGTCACGGCGCACTCGGAATACGGAACTTCCGGCATCGCGCACTGGCCGACGGTCAACATGGGCACGCGCGACCAGTTCAACGCCGACGGCAGCATCCAGCTGGACGCCAGCGGCAACCCGGTGGTCAACACGTCGGGGTTTGACGACACGCCGTTCCCGTCGAGCGGGGTCAATCGCTTCCGTAACCAGCTCCAGACCTGGCTGAGCGACAACAACTATTACAACAACGACGTTTCGCTGGGCATGCGGCGCGCCAACACGAATTTCAACGCGTCGTTCAGCTCCGACCACAACGGCGGCATCCTGCCGTTCAAGAAGGGCCAGTTCCGGCAGAACGCCCGCGTGAACGTGGATCAGGGCGTGGGCGACAACGCCGACATCTCGGCCAGCATCACGTACGGCAACCAGGACAACGACTACAATCCGGACGTGAACAACAGCCAGGCGTGGTTCGCGCTGTATCAGGCGCCGCCGATGATCGATCTGGCGCACCCGGATCCCACGGACACCACGTTGTACTACCCGGTGCTCCCGTCGTGGGCCAGCCCGAACTCCCGCGGCAACCCATTGTACGATCTGTACACGAATTCGTACCAGGGCAACCGCCAGCGCATGCTCGGCTCGGTGTCGGGCCGCTATCACCCGACCGACTGGCTGCGGCTGGAAGCCAACTACGGCACGGATCGCCTGAGCCAGACCCAGACGAACTACACGCCGCGTGGCACGCTCAGCGGGACCAGCGGTACGCCGGGCCAGGGCAACCTGAGCAAGAATTGGGACAATAACGTGTCGTGGAATTCCCAGGTGCGAGCCACGGCCACGAAGCTCTTCTTGCGGAGCCTGCTGTCCACGACGAGCGTGGCGTACCAGATGGAGAACGTGGACCGGAACAATTTCAATGGCGGCGGCGGCCAACTGAACGTGAACGGCGTGCCCGACCTGTCGGCATTGGCCCAGTCGTCGGTTTACGTGGGTTCGTACATCGACCAGGAAAAGACCACCGACTACATGGTGTCGCAGTCCATCGACCTCAAGGATCGCTACCTGTTCGACGGGCTCTATCGCCGCGACGGATCGTCGCTGTTCGGACCGCAGGCGCGGTGGTCCAACTTCTACCGGATCTCCGGCGCCTATCGCATCACGCAGGACTTCCACATTCCGGGCGTGCAGGAGTTGAAGATTCACGCGGCGCGCGGCACCGCCGGTCTGCGCCCGAGATATGAATACCAGTACGAGACGTACAGCATCTCGAACGGCAACTTCAGCAAGAACACCCTCGGCAACAAGAAGCTGGATCCCGCGATCCTCACCGAGACCGAGTACGGCATCAACGCCGACTTCCTGGATCGGTTCTCGGCCGAGCTGACGTACGCCGACCGCCTCACCAAGGGCGCGTTCCTCCAGGTTCCGCTCTCGTTGGCGGCGTCTGGCGGGTTCAACAGTCAGTGGCAGAACGCGGCCAACATCGGCTCGAAGACGCTGGAGGGCATGCTCCAGACCCGGCTGCTCGACCGCCGCAACGTGACGTGGGATCTGTCGATCACCGGCGATCACACCACGCAGGAGATTCTCTCCATGAACCGCGCGGCGTTCCGCGTGTCGGCCAACGGCGCGCAGGGACAGAACGTGTTCTGGTACCAGGCCGGGCAGCCGCTGGGCCTGATCTACGGACAGAAATTCGTCCACACGTTCGCGCAGCTTCTCGACAATCCGAAGAACGCGGGCGCCGTGGCCAGCAACTACGTGGTCAACCCGCTGGGCTTCCTCGTTCTGGCGTCGCAGCGCGGACAGCCGAACGAGTCGCCGATCCTGTACGTGGACAAGAACGGCAACAGCAACTTCAACATCGGCAACGTGAACCCCAGCCTGAGCTACGGTATCAACAACGATATCCGCCTCGGCCGGCTGAGCATTCACGCGACCTTCAACGGCCAGGTGGGCGGCAGCGTCTACAACTTCAGCAAGCAGTGGACGTTCCAGGACCTGCGGGCCGGCGTCATGGACATGGTCGGCAAGGCGGCCAACCAGAAGGTCGCGGAAGCGTTCTTCTCGGGCGGCCTCTACAACGGCCTGAATGCCGATGAGTACTTCGTGGAATCGGGCGCGTATCTGAAGCTCGGCGAGCTGTCGGCCGGGTACGAGGTCCCCACGAAATTCCTGCCCATGGTCGGCCTCGGTCGTGTCAGCGGACTCAAGCTGTCACTCGTCGGCCGCAACCTGATCACCTGGACCAAGTACAGCGGGTTCGATCCGGACGTGACGGCGGGCAGCGATTTCAACTACAAGATCGACGGCTTCAACTATCCGCCTTTCCGGACGATCACCGGCCAGGTGGAGATTCGCTTCTAA